The genomic interval CTGAACGGTAAAAGAGCATTGGTAACCGGCGGTGCGGTGCGGATTGGCCGCGCGATTACCGAGGCATTGCTGGCCGAAGGCGCAGAAGTGATTGTCCATTTCCGGAACTCCGAAAAGGAAGCCAATACCTTCTGGCCGAATATCATTCAGGCCGACCTCGGTGATCCGGCACAGTGTGAAACGCTGCTGGAGCGTGCTTCCCAGCAGTTCGGGCCGATCGATATTCTGGTCAATAACGCCGCCGTTTTCCATCAGACAAAACTGGCCGACGCCACCTACGACGCCGTGATGAAAGAGCTTCAGCCCAACCTGCTCGCGCCGCTGGCGCTGATCCGCGGGTTTGCGCGGCAGACGAAGACCGGAAAGATTATCAACCTGCTCGACCGGCGCATCACCTCGCACGACACCACCTGCATTCCGTATATGCTCAGCAAAAAAGGGCTCGAAGAGCTGACGAAACTGGCGGCGCTCGACCTCGCTCCCGGCATCACCGTCAACGCCGTCGCGCCCGGCGCGATCCTTCCGCCTCCGAAAGACAGCGATAATCCGGCGTGGGAAGTTGCCGGAACCATTCCGCTCGGCAAACGCCCGACGCCCGCCGATGTCGCCAGCGCCGTTCTTTATCTGCTAAAAAGCGACCACATCACCGGACAGACGATTTTCGTCGATGGCGGGCAGAATTTATTGGGAATGGAATAGCAGTTTCAAGGCCGCCGGGACGGCGGCGATACGTACCGCCGGCGTCCCGCCGGCCCTGGGAATTTTAATATGGATAAAATTTATATCAGAGACTTGGCGCTGAGATGCATCATCGGCTTGTATCCCGAAGAGCGGAAGAATAAGCAGGATGTGATCATCAACATCGTGCTGGAGACCGACCTGCGCGCCGCCGGAAAGAGCGATTCGCTGAACGACACGGTGGATTACAAAGCCATTAAGCTGGCGATTCTGGATTTTGTAGAAAACAGCAGCTTCAACCTGATT from Kiritimatiellaceae bacterium carries:
- a CDS encoding SDR family oxidoreductase, which codes for MNLNGKRALVTGGAVRIGRAITEALLAEGAEVIVHFRNSEKEANTFWPNIIQADLGDPAQCETLLERASQQFGPIDILVNNAAVFHQTKLADATYDAVMKELQPNLLAPLALIRGFARQTKTGKIINLLDRRITSHDTTCIPYMLSKKGLEELTKLAALDLAPGITVNAVAPGAILPPPKDSDNPAWEVAGTIPLGKRPTPADVASAVLYLLKSDHITGQTIFVDGGQNLLGME
- the folB gene encoding dihydroneopterin aldolase, with protein sequence MDKIYIRDLALRCIIGLYPEERKNKQDVIINIVLETDLRAAGKSDSLNDTVDYKAIKLAILDFVENSSFNLIESLVEGITAICLKDNRVQSATVTIDKPGALRFCRSVAVEVTRSR